One Manduca sexta isolate Smith_Timp_Sample1 chromosome 26, JHU_Msex_v1.0, whole genome shotgun sequence genomic region harbors:
- the LOC115450772 gene encoding DNA-dependent protein kinase catalytic subunit, which produces MHHDNTRSLLASAIKLRFIVRYEGKPLLEPDKPVLECALPRLQPFAKCAALQWAGPARWAGRAGAAGRAGRADMFRRCLQLLCDPHHTLASYCRELAHALLQNDSALWDKTFTIMSEKLFENPYLGTDFLRLGKYKKTLYEIKHYDAMDNNKKLKILKELEGLLQRPPQKTLRLSQLCPALAARDVRHDPDLAELLDLPKGLSVVSFDEQVCVMTQSVRRPCVVAAALSDGSRRRFLHKRGDRPRLDAAVLHAAEALLPGLATYMVKPLSEDCALIEYLEDHIQLDSLIAESCDLSQMNVPRDDEELILRPAAAALHAFHARCDAAPAHALRKSLEKRSSSLEDFVRKKARFLETVASTTLLCWLFGVGDRHTQNVLVGAAGGVACVDWADALRHGAAELPPARLTRTVLAALDARLLESRLQQQLSELRDSATINIEVIKFAFTWTEEKVIQKLKYVEGFLNGKYLPHHVTKMALREQGGKHFTKYIELLDEVFDDYKDREDEQYTVEEQVSCLLRQCTDPRILSVTRYGWQPWL; this is translated from the exons ATGCACCACGACAACACGCGGAGTTTGTTGGCGTCAGCAATTAAACTACGATTCATCGTACGGTACGAGGGTAAACCGTTGCTTGAACCAGACAAGCCTGTA TTGGAGTGCGCGCTGCCGCGACTGCAGCCGTTCGCAAAGTGCGCGGCGCTGCAGTGGGCGGGGCCGGCGCGGTGGGCGGGGCGTGCGGGGGCGGCGGGGCGCGCGGGGAGGGCGGACATGTTCCGGCGCTGCCTGCAGCTGCTGTGCGACCCGCACCACACGCTCGCCTCCTACTGCAGGGAGCTCGCGCACGCTCTGCTGCAAAATG ATTCTGCGCTGTGGGACAAAACATTCACGATAATGAGTGAGAAGTTGTTTGAGAATCCATACTTGGGTACGGATTTCCTGCGCCTGGGCAAGTACAAGAAAACCCTGTACGAAATCAAACATTACG ATGCaatggataataataaaaagttgaagATACTGAAAGAGTTGGAGGGTCTTCTGCAGCGTCCGCCGCAGAAGACGCTGCGCCTGTCGCAGCTGTGCCCCGCACTCGCCGCGCGCGACGTGCGCCACGACCCCGACCTGGCCGAGCTGCTCGACCTGCCCAAGGGGCTCAGCGTCGTCAGCTTCGACGAACAG GTGTGCGTGATGACGCAGTCGGTGCGGCGGCCGTGCGTGGTGGCGGCGGCGCTGAGCGACGGCTCGCGGCGGCGCTTCCTGCACAAGCGCGGCGACCGCCCGCGCCTCGACGCCGCCGTGCTGCACGCCGCCGAGGCGCTGCTGCCCGGCCTCGCCACCTACATG GTGAAGCCACTTAGTGAAGACTGTGCTCTAATAGAATACTTAGAAGATCACATCCAATTGGACAGTTTGATCGCAGAGTCTTGTGACTTGTCTCAAA TGAATGTCCCTCGAGACGACGAGGAGCTAATCCTGcggccggcggcggcggcgctgcaCGCCTTCCACGCAAGATGCGACGCCGCACCCGCGCATGCGCTCAG AAAATCTCTAGAAAAGCGGTCATCGAGCTTAGAAGACTTCGTTCGTAAGAAGGCGAGATTTTTAGAAACAGTGGCTTCCACCACTTTACTCTGCTGGCTGTTTG GCGTGGGCGACCGGCACACGCAGAACGTGCTGgtgggcgcggcgggcggcgtggCGTGCGTGGACTGGGCCGACGCGCTGCGCCACGGCGCCGCCGAGCTGCCGCCCGCGCGCCTCACGCGCACCGTGCTCGCCGCGCTCGACGCACGCC TTCTGGAGAGCCGCTTGCAACAACAACTGTCGGAGCTGAGAGACTCTGCTACTATTAACATCGAAGTCATCAAATTCGCCTTCACCTGGACGGAAGAGAAAGTTATTCAGAAG TTAAAATACGTGGAAGGTTTTCTGAACGGCAAGTACCTCCCACACCACGTGACTAAGATGGCGCTGAGGGAGCAAGGCGGCAAACACTTTACAAAGTACATAGagctgctcgacgaggtgttCGACGACTACAAGGATCGAGAAGACGAACAGTACACTGTGGAGGAGCAG GTGTCATGCCTCCTCCGTCAATGCACGGACCCGCGGATCCTGTCGGTGACGCGCTACGGGTGGCAACCCTGGCTCTAG